In one window of Bacillota bacterium DNA:
- a CDS encoding response regulator transcription factor: VVQALGCNEVNVDSVYRVVREIAEKGRLKRIAQEKPSLQEMRRRGLAAERVIPAMQLALKLAQCQGGGLVINRELREVRFQGRLLPLFPQEMRILCLLAANPGRVFTPGQIYSEISGGQGVYGGENSVKAQVSRLRQKLPHSVPWITTKRGLGYSFNSQVTYVLI; this comes from the coding sequence GTGGTGCAAGCCTTAGGGTGTAACGAGGTAAACGTAGACTCTGTGTACCGTGTAGTGCGCGAAATAGCCGAGAAGGGGCGTCTTAAGCGCATTGCACAGGAGAAACCCAGCTTGCAGGAGATGCGTCGCCGAGGGCTTGCCGCCGAGCGCGTGATACCGGCTATGCAGTTGGCTCTAAAATTAGCGCAGTGCCAAGGTGGCGGGCTAGTTATCAATCGCGAACTGCGCGAGGTGCGTTTTCAAGGGCGCCTTCTGCCGCTTTTTCCACAAGAGATGCGCATTCTTTGCTTACTGGCCGCGAATCCCGGGCGCGTGTTTACGCCTGGTCAGATTTATAGCGAAATTAGCGGCGGGCAGGGTGTGTATGGGGGAGAAAACAGTGTTAAGGCGCAAGTGTCGCGTCTGCGCCAAAAACTACCTCATTCCGTGCCCTGGATTACTACCAAGCGCGGCCTAGGCTACAGTTTCAACTCCCAAGTGACATATGTACTCATCTAA
- a CDS encoding type II toxin-antitoxin system death-on-curing family toxin, translating into MKQPKWLGRTVIPELHIRQVREHGGHYGIRDSRVLESALARPMNYWLREPTVGIFMLAAVLGHGLTRNHCFVDGNKRVGFMAMYVFLGVHGYGLDAPEPEVVDLMLEVAKGNVSESALAAWLKQHSVRLMS; encoded by the coding sequence ATGAAACAGCCGAAATGGTTGGGCAGAACTGTTATTCCGGAACTCCACATCCGGCAAGTGAGAGAGCACGGCGGCCACTATGGAATACGTGATTCCCGAGTGCTTGAGTCCGCCCTAGCGCGTCCCATGAATTACTGGCTGCGTGAGCCCACGGTCGGTATCTTCATGCTGGCCGCAGTACTGGGGCACGGACTTACAAGGAACCATTGTTTTGTGGACGGGAACAAACGAGTGGGCTTTATGGCCATGTATGTGTTTCTTGGCGTTCATGGTTATGGCTTAGATGCTCCAGAACCCGAAGTAGTCGACTTAATGTTAGAGGTAGCGAAAGGGAATGTGTCGGAATCTGCTTTGGCAGCATGGCTCAAGCAACACTCAGTTCGCCTCATGTCTTAG
- a CDS encoding AbrB/MazE/SpoVT family DNA-binding domain-containing protein, with protein MEQEVFCVAKKIVLRQMGGSIGATIPREIAERFRLEKGDEVYVSETALGILITPYDPDFDEAMAVYEKGAKKYRNALRELAK; from the coding sequence ATGGAACAGGAGGTGTTTTGCGTGGCCAAGAAGATAGTTTTGCGTCAAATGGGGGGCTCCATTGGCGCGACCATCCCCAGAGAAATTGCCGAACGATTTCGTCTTGAAAAAGGTGATGAGGTATATGTGTCTGAAACTGCTCTGGGCATACTGATTACTCCATACGACCCGGACTTTGATGAGGCCATGGCCGTTTATGAGAAGGGTGCCAAGAAGTATCGAAACGCTCTGCGAGAGCTAGCAAAGTAG
- a CDS encoding serine/threonine-protein phosphatase, whose amino-acid sequence MLEVKIAVAKTNKYAVSESGDSLEITERPQGGVSVIMADAQGSGKSARTNSKLVVSKAATLISEGARDGAVARAVHDMLYALRDGRISATLVIASADFETQSVVISQNAGPPIFVVQGGTAMTLSPSDQPIGVHRSMKPAICEFPLEQGLAIVGMTDGVYHAGRAKGRPWADEEFVDFVKSNVDHPEFLANALLAEAVRRDMQRPCDDMAVFVLRVGEYDAETKVRTMRVTLQC is encoded by the coding sequence ATGCTTGAAGTGAAGATCGCCGTGGCCAAGACCAACAAGTACGCCGTGTCTGAGAGTGGTGACTCCTTAGAGATTACCGAGCGCCCGCAGGGGGGTGTGTCGGTCATTATGGCGGATGCTCAAGGCAGTGGCAAATCGGCGCGCACGAACAGCAAATTAGTCGTCTCTAAGGCTGCTACCCTCATTTCCGAAGGGGCGCGCGACGGCGCTGTGGCTCGCGCTGTGCATGACATGCTGTATGCCCTGCGCGACGGAAGGATTTCTGCTACCTTGGTTATTGCCTCCGCCGATTTTGAAACGCAGAGCGTGGTCATATCGCAAAATGCCGGGCCGCCTATCTTTGTCGTGCAGGGTGGAACGGCGATGACTCTATCCCCTAGCGACCAACCAATTGGTGTACATCGCAGCATGAAGCCGGCCATCTGCGAATTTCCCTTAGAGCAAGGGCTGGCCATAGTCGGCATGACCGACGGAGTTTATCATGCCGGTAGGGCAAAGGGGCGGCCGTGGGCTGATGAAGAGTTTGTGGACTTTGTAAAGAGTAATGTGGATCACCCCGAATTTCTCGCCAATGCCCTTTTGGCTGAGGCGGTGCGCCGCGATATGCAGCGTCCCTGCGACGACATGGCTGTTTTCGTGCTGCGCGTGGGGGAATACGATGCTGAGACCAAGGTGCGCACGATGAGAGTAACCTTGCAGTGCTAG